Proteins encoded together in one Anoxybacillus flavithermus window:
- a CDS encoding putative bifunctional diguanylate cyclase/phosphodiesterase yields MKLFQTVCKTFADWERWVSDSRLYEYDQLTIFVSSLSPSFRMQVERYVQHHLPQAQLLPMIGDASEHAIICALVFDDYRANMDEMRQKMKLSEQYYRSLFEHNPDIVYSTDLEGNFTSVNPAFERVFGYKADEILHTNSLDYIKKEDIPRVRRYFYRALKGKVQQYNLEIPSKSGEVYLLQIKNVPIIVDGKKVGIYGIGRDITEQKRAEEHIKYIAYHDSDTGLPNRLQFTNIVKNAIDKAKETGSTLAVLFIDMDRFKMVNGTIGHYGGDEILKQMAERIKNILPSGAHLGRFGGDKFSLLLTKQTDVQTVVEWAKKLLQHIASPIVYEEKEFFLTASVGVSFYPTDGVDAQSLLKNADTAVNRAKQKGGNSVKLYATKMNEQVMYRVELERYLRKALEKQECFLVYQPLLDLMTGKIIGSEALLRWKHPKIGFVSPLEFIPIAEEIGFIHELGRWVLTEACMQTKKWHDLGFDSLMISVNVSATQFQHPTFFEDVQQALKQSQLPAHCLHLELTESSMLRNMYYSIHVMKKLQQLGVQVSIDDFGTGYSSLSYLKNLPINTLKLTFRTLSTKIGRIFLSSCRIKPWNTRKAKEFAHHGRSNSGHL; encoded by the coding sequence ATGAAATTATTTCAAACGGTTTGTAAAACGTTTGCAGATTGGGAACGATGGGTGAGCGACTCTCGTTTATATGAGTATGACCAACTAACGATTTTCGTTTCTTCGCTTTCTCCTTCGTTTCGCATGCAAGTCGAACGGTACGTGCAACATCATTTGCCCCAAGCACAACTGCTTCCGATGATTGGGGATGCATCGGAACATGCCATCATTTGTGCCCTCGTTTTTGACGATTATCGAGCAAATATGGACGAGATGCGTCAAAAAATGAAGCTATCTGAACAATATTACCGCTCTTTATTTGAACATAATCCAGACATTGTATATTCCACCGATTTAGAAGGCAATTTCACAAGCGTCAATCCTGCGTTTGAGCGCGTGTTTGGGTATAAGGCAGACGAAATTTTGCATACAAACTCGCTTGATTACATTAAAAAAGAAGATATTCCGCGCGTGCGCCGCTATTTTTATCGCGCGTTAAAAGGAAAGGTGCAACAATACAATTTAGAAATTCCATCGAAATCAGGAGAAGTGTATTTATTACAAATTAAAAATGTTCCGATTATCGTTGACGGAAAAAAGGTTGGCATTTATGGGATCGGACGCGACATTACCGAACAAAAGCGCGCAGAAGAACATATCAAATATATCGCATATCACGATAGCGACACGGGGCTACCGAATCGGCTGCAATTTACAAATATCGTGAAAAACGCAATTGACAAAGCGAAAGAAACAGGCAGTACACTTGCTGTTTTATTTATTGATATGGATCGTTTTAAAATGGTAAACGGTACGATCGGTCATTACGGTGGGGATGAAATATTAAAGCAAATGGCGGAGCGAATAAAAAACATATTGCCATCTGGCGCGCATTTAGGCCGTTTTGGCGGAGATAAGTTTAGCTTATTGTTGACAAAACAAACGGATGTGCAAACGGTCGTTGAATGGGCGAAAAAACTGCTCCAACATATCGCTTCGCCAATTGTGTACGAAGAAAAAGAGTTTTTCTTAACCGCAAGTGTCGGTGTAAGCTTTTATCCAACGGATGGGGTCGATGCGCAGTCGTTATTAAAAAATGCGGATACAGCGGTCAATCGGGCGAAACAAAAAGGCGGCAACAGCGTGAAGTTATACGCCACAAAAATGAACGAACAAGTGATGTATCGCGTCGAGCTTGAACGATATTTGCGAAAAGCGCTCGAAAAACAAGAATGTTTTCTCGTCTATCAGCCGCTTCTTGATTTAATGACGGGAAAAATTATCGGGAGCGAAGCGCTATTGCGCTGGAAACACCCGAAAATCGGATTTGTGTCTCCGCTTGAATTTATTCCGATTGCAGAGGAAATTGGTTTCATTCATGAGCTCGGTCGTTGGGTATTAACAGAAGCGTGCATGCAAACGAAAAAATGGCATGATCTCGGCTTTGATTCGTTAATGATTTCTGTCAACGTCTCAGCGACGCAATTTCAGCATCCGACGTTTTTTGAAGACGTCCAACAAGCGCTGAAGCAGTCGCAGCTTCCCGCTCATTGTTTACATTTAGAACTTACAGAAAGCTCGATGTTACGAAATATGTATTACAGCATTCACGTGATGAAAAAGCTTCAACAGCTTGGTGTGCAAGTGTCTATTGATGATTTTGGCACAGGTTACTCCTCTTTAAGTTATTTAAAAAATTTGCCGATCAATACGTTAAAACTCACATTTCGCACCCTCTCGACAAAAATCGGGAGGATTTTTTTATCTTCCTGTCGAATAAAACCTTGGAATACAAGGAAAGCAAAGGAGTTTGCTCATCATGGACGTTCAAATTCGGGCCATTTATGA
- the asnB gene encoding asparagine synthase (glutamine-hydrolyzing), which translates to MCGITGWVHFERQLRQERDVVLNMANTLSFRGPDDTNVWMDDHVAFGHKRLVVVDPAGGVQPMTRIKNGYAYTICYNGELYNTEDIRKQLLQKGYTFQGHSDTEVLLTAYMEWREQCVDHLNGIFAFAVWDGERRHLFLARDRLGVKPLFYRHEQGEFLFASEIKAILAHPNVRAEIDRESLCEILALGPSRTPGHGVFRTIHELRPAHAMIVNKEGIRQWRYWNVKSAPHVHSFDETVEHIRTLLIDAVTRQLVSDVPVCTFLSGGVDSSAITAIAAQSFEREGKGPLHTYSIDYEENEQYFTANAFQPNSDGPWIKQMSDAFQTVHHTCVISQQQLADYLTEAMIARDLPGMADIDSSLLWFCRQIKQQFVVSLSGECADEIFGGYPWFHRKEDFERDGFPWMRSLHERFDLLNETWREKLPLHEYADMRYKETLREVPHADGESGEEKRRRELFYLNMIWFMTTLLDRKDRMSMAASLEVRVPFADHRLVEYVWNIPWEMKMHNNREKGILRKALEGMLPDDVLYRKKSPYPKTHHPRYTDIVAERLETILANRSSVLYELFDAKKLKELVETKGQSFRIPWFGQLMSGPQLLAYFIQFHEWFEHYNIHLKEN; encoded by the coding sequence GTGTGCGGAATTACCGGATGGGTTCATTTTGAGCGTCAGTTGCGCCAAGAAAGAGATGTTGTTCTCAACATGGCCAATACGCTTTCATTTAGAGGACCGGATGATACAAATGTTTGGATGGACGATCATGTCGCATTTGGGCATAAGCGGCTTGTCGTTGTCGACCCAGCAGGCGGCGTCCAGCCGATGACGCGAATAAAAAACGGTTATGCCTATACGATTTGTTATAATGGCGAACTGTATAATACAGAAGATATTCGCAAACAGTTATTGCAAAAAGGATATACGTTTCAAGGGCATTCCGATACAGAAGTGTTGCTTACCGCATACATGGAATGGCGTGAACAATGTGTCGATCATTTAAACGGCATTTTTGCATTTGCGGTTTGGGATGGTGAGCGCCGTCATTTGTTTTTAGCGCGCGATCGTTTAGGAGTGAAGCCGCTCTTTTATCGTCATGAACAAGGAGAGTTTTTATTCGCTTCGGAAATTAAAGCGATTTTAGCGCATCCAAACGTTCGAGCGGAAATTGATCGCGAAAGTTTATGCGAAATTTTAGCGCTCGGTCCGTCACGCACTCCGGGACATGGCGTATTTCGAACGATTCACGAACTGCGCCCGGCTCATGCGATGATCGTGAATAAAGAGGGGATACGGCAATGGCGATACTGGAACGTGAAAAGCGCCCCACACGTTCATTCGTTTGACGAAACAGTCGAGCATATTCGCACGTTGCTTATTGATGCCGTTACGCGCCAACTCGTTTCAGACGTCCCTGTGTGTACGTTTTTATCGGGTGGGGTCGATTCAAGCGCCATTACAGCGATTGCGGCGCAGTCGTTTGAACGAGAAGGAAAAGGACCGCTTCATACGTATTCCATTGATTACGAAGAAAATGAACAATATTTTACTGCGAACGCCTTTCAGCCGAATAGCGATGGTCCTTGGATTAAACAAATGTCTGATGCGTTTCAAACCGTTCATCATACGTGTGTCATTTCGCAACAACAGCTAGCCGACTATTTGACGGAAGCGATGATTGCGCGCGACTTACCGGGGATGGCTGATATTGATTCGTCGCTTCTTTGGTTTTGTCGCCAAATTAAGCAACAGTTTGTTGTGAGTCTATCTGGAGAATGTGCCGACGAAATTTTTGGAGGCTATCCATGGTTCCATAGAAAAGAAGACTTTGAGCGAGACGGATTTCCGTGGATGCGTTCATTGCATGAACGATTCGATCTTCTCAATGAAACGTGGCGTGAAAAACTGCCGCTTCATGAGTATGCCGATATGCGCTATAAAGAAACGCTTCGTGAAGTTCCTCACGCGGACGGAGAAAGCGGAGAAGAAAAACGTCGCCGCGAACTATTTTACTTAAATATGATTTGGTTTATGACGACGCTTTTAGATCGGAAAGACCGAATGAGCATGGCGGCGAGTTTAGAAGTGCGCGTCCCGTTTGCGGACCATCGCCTTGTCGAGTACGTATGGAACATTCCGTGGGAGATGAAAATGCATAACAATCGCGAAAAGGGGATTTTGCGTAAGGCGTTAGAAGGCATGTTGCCTGATGACGTATTGTATCGGAAAAAAAGTCCGTATCCGAAAACGCATCATCCGCGCTATACAGACATCGTAGCGGAACGACTAGAGACCATTTTAGCGAATCGCTCGTCCGTTTTATATGAACTGTTTGATGCAAAGAAGTTAAAGGAATTAGTAGAGACGAAAGGACAGTCGTTTCGCATTCCATGGTTCGGGCAATTGATGTCCGGTCCGCAACTTTTGGCGTATTTTATTCAGTTTCATGAATGGTTTGAGCATTATAACATTCATTTAAAAGAAAACTGA
- a CDS encoding ISLre2 family transposase — translation MQDYITNGLTLKEIEQSLFRHMQKQYGHLLQQVLEEIDRTLAEQRDKKRYALKDKRTIRLQTLFGEVEVKRNYYFDREKKVYTSLLDVFLQFDGAHGVSPLLEETAIHLAVTGSSYRQAAQSLEKLVGYACMSHETIRQSIIEAEVEGHRAMEKKGRVFFIEADGLYVKRQRSRIKGKEEKIITIHQGWEKNGKRVSLVNRRYMVHQTNEPIWEAVENFLMKEYSYDPFEDWVVINGDGAPWITACREYFGDRGYFQLDRFHVAREIRQLFRGHARYRVIRKKLASWDEEGVLRELTSAIGTLEHEEKEKQLEALVRRIEEIPGCLRDYRVWLKEKGIDTTNMRAMGSAEGTMHVFAKRSKNGRSWRDAGIEAMLRAIVAIKDTLLIRTRDGVMYGVEEREETKRETIVKKALKRVQTQMTEVVRDNIPYLRQSSGTPIYEALQALKGF, via the coding sequence ATGCAGGATTATATCACAAACGGCTTGACATTAAAAGAGATCGAACAGTCTTTATTTAGACATATGCAAAAACAATATGGTCATCTCCTTCAACAGGTGTTGGAGGAGATCGACCGCACATTGGCAGAACAGCGGGACAAGAAACGATATGCGCTCAAAGATAAGCGGACGATCCGACTCCAAACGCTATTTGGAGAGGTGGAAGTGAAGCGAAACTACTACTTTGACCGTGAAAAAAAGGTGTATACGTCTTTACTCGATGTCTTTCTCCAGTTCGATGGGGCGCATGGAGTGAGTCCGCTATTAGAGGAGACAGCGATTCATCTCGCCGTGACGGGTTCTTCGTATCGACAGGCTGCGCAGTCGCTTGAAAAGCTGGTGGGGTATGCATGTATGAGTCACGAAACGATTCGCCAGTCCATCATCGAGGCAGAGGTGGAAGGGCACCGTGCGATGGAGAAAAAAGGGCGCGTGTTTTTTATCGAAGCAGACGGGTTGTACGTGAAACGTCAACGAAGCCGCATCAAAGGAAAAGAAGAAAAGATCATCACGATTCACCAAGGATGGGAGAAAAACGGGAAACGCGTATCCTTAGTGAATCGACGGTATATGGTTCATCAAACGAATGAACCGATTTGGGAAGCTGTAGAGAATTTTCTGATGAAGGAATACAGCTATGATCCGTTTGAGGATTGGGTGGTCATCAATGGAGATGGAGCCCCATGGATTACAGCGTGTCGAGAATATTTCGGGGACAGGGGGTACTTTCAGCTTGATCGGTTCCATGTGGCAAGAGAGATTCGTCAATTGTTCCGAGGTCATGCGAGATATCGGGTGATTCGAAAGAAGTTAGCATCATGGGATGAAGAAGGTGTGTTACGAGAACTCACAAGTGCCATCGGTACGTTAGAACATGAGGAGAAGGAAAAGCAACTCGAGGCGCTTGTTCGTCGAATCGAGGAGATACCAGGATGTTTACGTGACTATCGCGTATGGTTGAAGGAAAAAGGGATTGACACGACAAACATGAGGGCGATGGGGAGTGCGGAAGGAACGATGCATGTGTTTGCGAAACGAAGTAAAAACGGTCGAAGTTGGAGGGATGCAGGGATTGAAGCGATGTTGCGAGCGATCGTCGCGATAAAAGATACGTTACTCATTCGGACACGCGATGGAGTGATGTATGGCGTGGAAGAACGAGAAGAAACGAAACGAGAAACGATCGTGAAAAAGGCACTGAAGCGCGTGCAAACGCAAATGACAGAAGTGGTACGAGATAACATCCCATACCTTCGCCAATCTTCAGGGACACCGATTTACGAGGCATTGCAAGCATTGAAAGGTTTTTAA
- a CDS encoding IS1634 family transposase: protein MDVQIRAIYESSYLNIISALFKDLDLPQLIDRLVPVDPQCQTRASDIVKLIVLDILSGRQALVHLEQWAHDIDLPKLIRPGLEPSWFNDDAIARHLDRLYEANIHQVLSSCLVQIYKKEGLSLRVFHADTTDKTVYGAYESASPDALQITHGYNRHHRWQKQIGFGLIGNEDGIPFYGDVHDGNLPDKTWNPEVLSRVQKQLKQAKIEDEWIYVADSAAMTKDTLAQTKAANAFLITRGPSSLRIVKTALAKADAQDTPWSDPFSLAEKNGATYRVWETTSTYEGHSVRLIVVESSALDQRKGKTLEKERNQEAELLRQKQTQWESRLFSCREDAEQALASLKASLRLRFHRVEASVEAIVRPKKRRGRPKKGAEPDMETLYALRLNVEFDQDAWEQARRKASRFVLVTTVPEEWKGQPMDAKEILKLYKGQISVEMNFSFLKDPFFTDEIYVKKPERVAVLGYLFLLALAIYRVFQRRVRQFITPEHPLKGAGGRKLTRPTGQAIFQLFWYVRVVLLELPDGRIQRALGQPLTYEQRRILQGLGMDESIYV, encoded by the coding sequence ATGGACGTTCAAATTCGGGCCATTTATGAAAGTTCTTATTTGAATATAATAAGCGCCCTGTTCAAAGATCTTGACCTTCCTCAGTTGATTGATCGTCTCGTTCCCGTGGATCCGCAATGCCAAACTCGAGCCAGCGATATCGTCAAACTAATCGTTCTGGATATCTTGAGCGGCCGGCAAGCGCTCGTTCATTTGGAACAATGGGCGCATGACATCGATTTGCCGAAGCTGATTCGGCCAGGGCTGGAGCCGTCTTGGTTCAACGACGATGCCATCGCGCGTCATTTGGATCGCCTGTATGAGGCGAATATCCATCAAGTCCTTTCGTCTTGCCTCGTGCAGATCTACAAGAAAGAAGGCCTCTCTCTTCGCGTCTTCCACGCCGATACGACGGACAAGACCGTTTATGGCGCGTATGAATCGGCCTCGCCGGATGCCTTGCAGATTACGCATGGCTACAACCGGCATCATCGTTGGCAAAAGCAGATCGGATTTGGGCTGATTGGCAACGAGGATGGCATCCCGTTTTATGGCGATGTACACGACGGCAACCTGCCGGATAAGACGTGGAATCCCGAGGTGTTGTCCCGTGTGCAGAAACAGCTGAAGCAGGCGAAGATCGAAGATGAATGGATTTATGTTGCCGATTCTGCCGCCATGACGAAAGACACACTGGCGCAAACGAAGGCCGCCAACGCCTTTTTGATCACAAGAGGCCCTTCTTCGCTCCGGATCGTCAAAACCGCGCTGGCTAAAGCTGATGCCCAAGACACGCCGTGGAGCGATCCGTTCTCCTTAGCGGAGAAAAACGGAGCCACCTACCGGGTGTGGGAAACGACATCGACGTACGAAGGTCATTCGGTCCGGTTGATCGTCGTTGAATCCAGCGCGCTCGACCAACGAAAAGGAAAGACGCTCGAAAAAGAGCGAAACCAAGAAGCAGAGCTTCTTCGGCAGAAACAAACCCAGTGGGAAAGCCGTCTGTTTTCGTGCCGGGAAGACGCCGAACAAGCCCTAGCGTCTCTAAAGGCGTCCCTTCGTCTCCGGTTCCATCGCGTCGAGGCGTCGGTCGAAGCGATCGTGCGTCCGAAAAAACGGCGCGGACGTCCGAAAAAAGGGGCGGAACCGGACATGGAAACGCTGTACGCCCTTCGCTTGAACGTGGAATTCGACCAAGATGCGTGGGAACAGGCGAGACGGAAAGCGTCCCGGTTTGTCCTTGTCACGACCGTTCCGGAGGAATGGAAAGGTCAACCGATGGATGCGAAAGAGATCTTGAAGTTGTATAAAGGCCAAATCTCGGTGGAAATGAACTTCTCTTTCTTGAAAGACCCGTTCTTTACGGATGAGATTTACGTAAAAAAACCGGAACGGGTCGCGGTATTGGGCTATTTGTTTCTGTTGGCCTTGGCGATTTACCGCGTCTTCCAGCGCCGGGTGCGTCAGTTCATCACCCCGGAACACCCATTAAAGGGCGCGGGAGGCCGGAAACTGACCCGACCGACCGGACAAGCGATTTTTCAATTGTTTTGGTATGTCAGAGTCGTCCTGTTGGAACTGCCGGATGGACGAATTCAACGCGCGTTAGGTCAACCGCTCACGTACGAGCAGCGAAGGATTCTGCAAGGATTAGGGATGGACGAGAGCATTTACGTCTAA
- a CDS encoding YisL family protein: MTHAHITTWVVALILFVVALVLQSKGHEKTKTLHMLLRLFYVFIIATGAWILHSMSSFPFLYIIKVIVGIWVIGTMEMILVRTAKGKNTNILWLQFFVAFVVVLYLGFKLPFGFSFFS, translated from the coding sequence ATGACACATGCACATATTACGACGTGGGTTGTTGCGCTTATTTTATTTGTCGTTGCGCTTGTTTTACAGTCGAAAGGACATGAAAAAACAAAAACGTTACACATGTTGTTGCGCCTATTTTACGTGTTCATTATTGCGACAGGAGCGTGGATTTTACATAGCATGTCCTCCTTCCCATTTCTTTATATCATTAAAGTGATCGTTGGGATATGGGTGATCGGAACGATGGAAATGATTCTCGTTCGGACAGCGAAAGGAAAAAATACGAATATTCTTTGGCTTCAGTTTTTTGTAGCGTTCGTGGTCGTACTATATCTTGGATTTAAGTTGCCGTTTGGTTTTTCATTCTTTTCTTAA
- a CDS encoding MATE family efflux transporter, with translation MAKKLSLFALTWPIFIELTLHMLTGNADTFMLSHYTDEAVAAVGVANQLLFMVVVMFGFIATGTSILIAQYAGANDEKTASYIGATSIWANLLFGVVLSVALWIGSDYLLQVMNVPNELMADARAYLWIVGGFSFVQALIMTLGAILRSYGFTRDMMNITIGVNILNIIGNYFVLFGPFGLPVLGVEGVAWSTTISRMIGLVIGFLLIMKRLPYPLPLLSKEAFSFAYVKQLLKIGIPSAGEHVAYNTSQLVITYFITMLGTEALTTRVYTQNIMMFIFLFSVAIGQGTQIIVGHLVGAQRFDEAYARCLKSLRLAVIISFTAAALFSLFSDQLFSIFTSNKWMIETGGTLILLTMLLEPGRSFNLVIINSLRAAGDVKFPVYIGVASMWGISIPLAYLLGISFDLGLVGIWLAFAADEWIRGLLVYWRWKSNVWRTKSFVKKEATA, from the coding sequence TTGGCAAAAAAGCTTTCTTTATTTGCGCTCACTTGGCCCATTTTTATTGAATTGACGCTTCATATGTTGACGGGCAATGCCGATACGTTTATGCTTAGTCACTACACAGATGAAGCGGTTGCGGCTGTCGGGGTGGCCAATCAGTTATTGTTTATGGTCGTTGTCATGTTTGGCTTTATCGCAACAGGAACATCGATTTTAATTGCACAATATGCTGGGGCAAACGATGAAAAAACAGCTTCCTATATTGGAGCTACTTCCATTTGGGCAAATTTATTATTTGGCGTCGTATTAAGCGTTGCGCTTTGGATAGGAAGCGATTATCTCCTTCAAGTAATGAACGTTCCAAACGAGCTAATGGCTGATGCGCGTGCTTATTTATGGATTGTTGGTGGTTTTTCATTTGTGCAAGCGCTCATTATGACGCTCGGGGCGATTTTGCGCAGCTACGGGTTTACACGCGATATGATGAATATTACGATTGGAGTCAACATATTAAACATCATTGGCAACTATTTCGTATTGTTCGGACCGTTTGGCTTACCGGTTTTAGGTGTTGAAGGGGTCGCTTGGTCAACAACGATCAGCCGGATGATCGGGCTTGTCATTGGATTTTTGCTCATCATGAAACGTCTCCCATATCCTCTCCCACTGTTATCGAAAGAGGCGTTTTCATTTGCTTACGTTAAACAATTATTAAAAATTGGCATTCCATCTGCCGGCGAACATGTCGCTTACAATACGTCACAGCTTGTCATCACGTATTTTATTACAATGCTTGGCACAGAGGCATTAACGACGAGAGTATATACACAAAACATCATGATGTTCATTTTTTTATTTAGCGTCGCCATCGGGCAAGGGACGCAAATTATCGTCGGGCATCTCGTCGGGGCACAACGTTTTGACGAAGCGTATGCTCGCTGTTTAAAAAGTTTGCGGCTCGCCGTCATCATTTCGTTTACAGCAGCCGCCTTGTTTTCTCTTTTTTCCGATCAACTGTTTTCCATTTTCACAAGCAATAAATGGATGATTGAAACAGGCGGGACGCTCATTTTGCTGACGATGCTTCTTGAACCTGGTCGTTCGTTTAACCTTGTGATTATTAACTCCCTTCGTGCTGCTGGCGATGTGAAATTTCCTGTCTATATCGGCGTCGCTTCGATGTGGGGAATAAGCATCCCGCTTGCCTACCTCCTTGGCATTTCATTCGATCTTGGTTTAGTCGGCATCTGGCTCGCCTTTGCGGCAGACGAATGGATACGTGGCTTACTCGTCTATTGGCGTTGGAAATCAAACGTATGGCGCACAAAATCGTTCGTCAAAAAGGAAGCGACAGCTTAA
- a CDS encoding DUF2777 family protein produces the protein MDRLASLRAQKRAYIYGVVEQVNGEWIFFDEDDDAHELTSLPKEVELFRFGQWIKGWLGEDGDVYMTERYALKNGDRLRYVKPLPHAYEQWLSQLPDHAFFHFIHLVNEWHFSVYDCLYCYNYMLFAEKGVNFLIFDNSVDMCNVQHYFDEKQHRFELTLQTGKKVIGVQLDY, from the coding sequence ATGGATCGCCTTGCATCATTGCGCGCACAAAAACGAGCTTACATATACGGCGTTGTTGAACAAGTGAACGGTGAATGGATATTTTTTGATGAAGATGACGATGCGCATGAATTAACAAGTTTACCGAAGGAAGTCGAACTTTTCCGTTTCGGTCAATGGATAAAAGGATGGCTTGGGGAAGATGGGGACGTGTATATGACCGAACGGTACGCATTAAAAAACGGTGACCGTCTCCGCTACGTAAAGCCGTTGCCGCACGCATACGAACAATGGCTTTCTCAGCTACCCGATCACGCGTTTTTTCATTTTATTCACTTAGTTAACGAGTGGCATTTTTCCGTATATGACTGTTTGTATTGTTATAACTATATGTTGTTTGCTGAAAAAGGGGTTAATTTTTTAATATTTGATAACTCGGTTGACATGTGCAACGTCCAACATTATTTTGACGAAAAACAACATCGCTTTGAACTGACGTTGCAAACAGGGAAAAAAGTGATCGGTGTCCAACTCGATTATTGA